The following are encoded together in the Phaseolus vulgaris cultivar G19833 chromosome 9, P. vulgaris v2.0, whole genome shotgun sequence genome:
- the LOC137821804 gene encoding probable pectinesterase/pectinesterase inhibitor 51, with protein sequence MRKPTKPIPTFLPISILRSTLFLLILSMASLFFLSLLFFLNLHPHSSAVEIHRACNATRFPPQCHASLSPRVPPNPTPLQIVQSALRASSSNLVTARSKVRSIVSASANNRTRLTNAKSCRQVLHYSRHRTNLAKAALLRGATKDARAWMSASLGYQYGCWNGLKYINHTALVAETMSFLESLVTLSSNALSMMVSYDIFGNDTASWRPPMTERDGFWEPSGTPGLGALPKIAENLKADAVVCKGGDCYKTVQAAVNAAPDNAEGRFVIYIKEGVYEEKVRVPYRKKNVVFLGDGMGRTVITGSANVAQPGITTYSSATVGVAGDGFMAKDLTIENTAGANAHQAVAFRSDSDLSVIENCEFIGNQDTLYAHSLRQFYKSCRILGNVDFIFGNSAAIFQDCEILVRPRQDRPEKGENNAVTAHGRTDPAQSTGFVFQNCLVNGTEEYMALYYSKPQVHKNYLGRPWKEYSRTVFIHTFFETLITPEGWMPWTGDFALNTLYYGEFENSGPGSNLTQRVPWSNQVPAEHVFSYSYQNFIQGDDWYHHFSQ encoded by the exons ATGAGAAAACCCACTAAACCCATACCAACGTTCCTCCCAATCTCAATCCTCAGATCCACCCTCTTCCTCCTCATCCTCTCCATGGCTTCCCTCTTCTTCCTCTCCCTCCTCTTCTTCCTCAACCTCCACCCTCACTCCTCCGCCGTGGAGATTCACCGAGCCTGCAATGCCACGCGCTTCCCTCCCCAATGCCACGCCTCCCTCAGCCCTAGAGTCCCTCCCAATCCCACCCCTCTCCAAATCGTCCAATCCGCCCTCCGAGCCTCCTCCTCCAATCTCGTCACCGCGCGATCCAAGGTGCGCTCCATTGTAAGCGCCTCCGCGAACAACCGCACCCGCTTAACCAACGCAAAAAGCTGTCGCCAGGTCCTCCACTACTCCAGACACCGCACCAACCTCGCCAAAGCCGCACTCCTCCGCGGCGCCACCAAGGACGCGCGCGCCTGGATGAGCGCCTCCCTCGGCTACCAGTACGGCTGCTGGAACGGCCTCAAGTACATCAACCACACCGCGCTGGTCGCCGAAACGATGTCGTTCCTCGAGTCTCTCGTCACCCTCTCCAGCAACGCTCTCAGCATGATGGTCTCCTACGACATCTTCGGAAACGACACCGCATCGTGGAGGCCGCCAATGACGGAGCGCGACGGCTTCTGGGAGCCCTCCGGGACTCCGGGACTCGGGGCGCTACCCAAGATAGCGGAGAATTTGAAGGCGGACGCTGTGGTGTGTAAGGGTGGGGACTGTTACAAGACGGTGCAGGCGGCGGTTAACGCGGCGCCGGATAATGCGGAAGGGAGGTTTGTGATATATATAAAGGAAGGGGTTTATGAAGAGAAGGTGAGGGTTCCGTACAGGAAGAAGAATGTGGTGTTCTTGGGGGATGGCATGGGTAGGACTGTGATCACGGGATCTGCTAACGTGGCCCAGCCCGGCATCACCACTTACAGCTCTGCCACCGTTG GGGTTGCTGGGGATGGATTTATGGCAAAGGATCTCACGATTGAGAACACGGCTGGTGCTAATGCTCACCAAGCAGTGGCCTTCAGATCAGACAGTGATCTTTCTGTCATCGAAAACTGTGAATTCATAGGCAACCAAGATACTCTCTATGCTCATTCCCTGCGCCAATTTTATAAATCTTGCCGCATACTAGGCAACGTGGACTTCATCTTTGGGAACTCGGCAGCAATCTTCCAAGACTGTGAAATCCTAGTCCGGCCCCGGCAAGACAGACCAGAGAAGGGTGAGAACAATGCTGTTACTGCACACGGTAGGACAGACCCTGCTCAGTCAACAGGATTTGTTTTCCAGAACTGTTTGGTTAATGGTACCGAGGAATACATGGCATTGTATTATAGCAAACCTCAAGTTCACAAAAACTATCTGGGGAGGCCATGGAAGGAGTATTCTAGAACAGTTTTCATACATACATTCTTTGAAACCCTTATCACACCAGAGGGATGGATGCCATGGACGGGGGATTTTGCTTTGAACACGCTTTATTATGGGGAATTTGAGAACTCAGGACCTGGTTCAAATCTGACTCAGAGGGTGCCCTGGAGTAACCAGGTCCCAGCCGAGCACGTATTCTCTTACTCATATCAGAATTTCATTCAAGGAGATGATTGGTATCATCATTTCAGTCAGTAG